Proteins from a single region of Companilactobacillus farciminis KCTC 3681 = DSM 20184:
- a CDS encoding TetR/AcrR family transcriptional regulator yields the protein MEKVDRRVQKTNQSLQLAFKKLAKTTRYRDITVKQLTKTAQINRKTFYLHYDSIDDFSAMVADEISEKILQLILEKPLREGLSVPGFIFDKVFDFFSQSREFYTFMMTSADYSFIGQQVETMVSRGLADAILKEFDLCKLDAYVCASFLIRNTLMLFRIYNDGQVHLDRSEFRDRLIRLNSSGLKSFLDINRNLEN from the coding sequence ATGGAAAAAGTTGATCGACGTGTACAAAAAACTAATCAATCCTTACAATTAGCGTTTAAAAAATTAGCTAAGACAACTAGGTACCGAGATATTACAGTTAAGCAATTAACTAAAACAGCTCAGATCAATCGGAAGACTTTTTATTTGCACTACGATTCAATCGACGACTTTTCAGCAATGGTTGCGGATGAAATTTCTGAAAAAATTTTACAGTTGATTTTGGAAAAGCCACTTAGAGAAGGTTTGTCAGTCCCTGGGTTTATCTTCGATAAAGTATTTGATTTCTTTTCCCAATCACGAGAATTCTATACTTTCATGATGACGTCGGCCGATTATAGTTTTATCGGACAACAAGTAGAGACAATGGTTTCCAGAGGTTTGGCTGATGCTATTTTAAAAGAATTTGATCTTTGTAAATTGGACGCCTATGTCTGTGCTAGTTTTTTGATTCGTAATACTTTGATGCTGTTTCGGATATATAACGATGGACAAGTGCATCTTGATAGAAGTGAATTTAGAGATCGTCTGATCCGGCTTAATTCATCAGGATTAAAGAGCTTTTTGGATATTAACCGTAATTTGGAAAATTAA
- a CDS encoding SLAP domain-containing protein produces the protein MKLIQKSLLFASLLSAGASVTTIIPAVSNVAVVQAATKCSSSSKIKVKVAKAQLYNEKGKKLSRCLTKGKTCTPKEKTSIKGQKYYKVGKDEFVKVNDVSLEK, from the coding sequence ATGAAATTAATTCAAAAAAGTCTTTTGTTTGCTTCATTGCTATCCGCTGGTGCTTCAGTAACTACTATTATCCCAGCCGTTTCTAACGTAGCCGTAGTTCAAGCTGCCACGAAATGCAGTTCTAGTTCAAAGATCAAAGTTAAGGTAGCTAAAGCTCAACTATATAATGAAAAAGGCAAGAAATTATCTCGTTGTTTAACTAAAGGTAAGACTTGCACACCTAAAGAAAAGACCTCAATCAAAGGTCAAAAGTATTACAAAGTTGGCAAAGATGAATTCGTCAAAGTTAATGATGTATCCTTAGAAAAATAG
- the rpoN gene encoding RNA polymerase factor sigma-54: MELKQNLNQKQVQGLSLTQGMRQSILILQSDAIDLADYLNEQSLENPLFDVHVNLDMPFIENSNNTSYQIKDEQQSLFEYLLDQVQLTMRKTPLRDLVIYLIEQLDPNGYLTLSDKEIFEEVKDITPIMLLDAKTLLQQLDPPGIGARDLRECLYLQAQADNANAEVMSMLSDNFELFTKHEWKQLKRSLKISNVELQKDISFIQSLSANPGQRYTSQNEQYVVPELQVKKNQDKLTLSITKYGQPQLVFAEETYDRLVKSTDDDVQKYIHDKYNQYKTLEYNLQRRIDTISIIGRCIVRAQYQFFMQNTQALEPLLIRDVAQKLQISESTVSRTINGKYIQTDFGIFELKRFFSRRSKVTVGEDKSVDQVKVKIKDIINDEDKKKPLSDQKISDMLQEDGLKIARRTVAKYREQLGFPSTSRRI; encoded by the coding sequence ATGGAATTAAAACAAAACTTGAATCAAAAACAAGTTCAGGGATTGTCTTTGACTCAAGGTATGCGTCAGTCCATTTTAATATTGCAGTCTGATGCAATTGATTTAGCAGATTATTTAAATGAACAAAGTTTGGAGAATCCATTATTTGACGTCCATGTCAATTTGGATATGCCATTTATTGAAAATAGTAATAATACTTCATATCAAATTAAAGATGAACAACAATCATTATTTGAATATTTATTAGATCAAGTCCAGTTAACGATGAGAAAGACACCTTTGCGGGACTTAGTTATTTATTTGATTGAACAATTAGATCCAAATGGTTATTTGACTTTGTCAGATAAAGAAATTTTTGAGGAAGTAAAAGATATTACGCCAATTATGTTGCTCGATGCCAAAACATTGTTGCAACAATTAGACCCTCCAGGGATTGGAGCTCGTGATTTAAGAGAGTGCTTATACTTGCAAGCTCAAGCAGATAACGCCAACGCAGAGGTTATGTCCATGTTGAGCGATAACTTTGAATTATTCACTAAACATGAGTGGAAGCAATTGAAGCGTAGTTTGAAGATTTCTAATGTTGAGTTGCAAAAAGATATTAGTTTTATTCAATCGTTGTCAGCTAATCCGGGTCAAAGATATACATCACAAAATGAACAGTATGTCGTCCCAGAATTGCAAGTTAAAAAGAATCAAGATAAATTGACTTTGTCGATCACTAAATATGGACAACCACAGTTGGTTTTCGCTGAAGAAACATATGACCGCTTAGTTAAATCAACCGATGATGATGTTCAAAAATATATTCACGATAAATATAATCAATACAAGACTTTGGAATACAATTTACAACGTCGAATTGATACTATTTCAATCATTGGTAGATGTATTGTCAGAGCTCAATATCAGTTCTTCATGCAAAATACTCAAGCCTTAGAGCCACTATTGATCAGGGATGTTGCTCAAAAGTTGCAGATCAGTGAATCAACAGTCAGTCGAACAATCAATGGTAAATACATTCAGACTGACTTTGGTATTTTTGAATTGAAGCGTTTCTTCTCCCGTCGTAGTAAGGTAACTGTGGGTGAGGATAAGTCAGTTGATCAAGTTAAAGTTAAGATCAAAGATATCATCAATGATGAAGATAAAAAGAAACCATTGAGTGACCAAAAGATTTCCGACATGCTACAAGAAGATGGATTAAAAATTGCTCGTCGGACAGTAGCCAAGTATCGTGAACAATTAGGTTTCCCATCAACTAGTCGTCGTATTTGA
- a CDS encoding AEC family transporter: MNIGQLINQIILMFGLMLIGVLINKLKFMHAQTSSDLTNVLLYIVSPCLIINAFEQPYSDSRIKQFLLAILGVVILYVVEIIVAKLVFGRLKNENLRRIAQYGSIYSNAGFMGIPLISSLFGAPGVFFAVVSLAGFNIFSWTQGVSLFKTNENEEKTDWQQVLLNPNIIAIVLGVFLFVFSIKIPSVPNQIIKYIGSVNTPLSMIVIGNSLGNITFSKKMLNKEIGLTIILRNLLFPIIAIFILQFLGVTGIAFYTTVVMAACPVAGLVVLFTLQAQGDAAPAISLMSLSTILSLITIPLVFALGNVL, translated from the coding sequence ATGAATATTGGACAATTGATAAATCAAATCATTTTGATGTTTGGTTTAATGCTGATTGGGGTTTTGATCAATAAGTTAAAATTTATGCACGCACAAACCTCTAGTGATTTAACCAACGTCTTGTTGTATATCGTTTCACCATGTTTAATCATCAACGCTTTTGAACAACCTTATTCTGATTCACGGATCAAGCAATTTTTGTTGGCAATTTTGGGAGTTGTCATCTTGTACGTTGTAGAGATTATTGTTGCCAAGTTAGTTTTTGGACGTTTAAAAAATGAGAATCTCAGACGTATTGCCCAATATGGCAGTATTTATTCGAATGCCGGTTTTATGGGGATTCCTCTGATCAGTTCTTTATTCGGTGCACCGGGAGTATTTTTTGCGGTCGTATCTTTGGCAGGTTTTAATATTTTTAGTTGGACTCAAGGAGTTTCTCTATTTAAAACTAATGAAAATGAGGAGAAAACTGATTGGCAGCAGGTTTTATTGAATCCAAATATTATTGCAATTGTTTTGGGCGTTTTCTTGTTTGTTTTTTCAATTAAGATTCCCAGCGTTCCTAACCAAATCATCAAATACATCGGTTCTGTCAATACGCCTTTATCGATGATTGTTATTGGTAACAGTTTGGGGAATATCACTTTTAGTAAAAAGATGTTGAACAAAGAAATTGGTTTGACGATTATCTTACGTAATTTACTATTTCCAATTATCGCTATTTTCATCCTGCAATTTTTGGGAGTGACTGGCATTGCCTTTTATACAACAGTAGTGATGGCAGCCTGTCCAGTTGCTGGATTAGTAGTTTTGTTCACTTTACAGGCACAAGGGGATGCTGCTCCAGCAATTTCTTTGATGAGTTTGTCGACAATTTTGAGTTTAATTACGATTCCTTTGGTTTTTGCTTTGGGAAATGTTTTATAA
- a CDS encoding MSCRAMM family protein, with protein sequence MKMKKSLIVASLIGLFLAFLIFFVPQISVQAATTTTTPTETTTSPPGSTATTTTAPTTSTTSQTTSTSPTITPKALTITGLGAEDATLTDINGNPVTPSDNLYTWLNYKVNYNWSIPDGVQINTGDTTQFTLPEGVVANADLSFPIYNSSNVEIGTATIKNGETVGTLTFNDVLSNTNANRKGTLTLVAKGTNTSNNTEGEDWMFNKLGWVSGFDANNVPNELTWNIAFNPNEHNLSGVVITDTLGPNQEYIPGSLSAIGGSYGTGGFVSNGQQLNPTVTTDGNKVIISFPENVTTAVDIYYRVKVTGTNADGSTTWTNNATMASSEGSYNISASTSWGGFGTGNGDENVGSISLQKTDSATGKALSGAEYQLANGTGYVIISNAETDENGQINIKNLPYGSYTMTEVKAPDGYLINSSPIEFTIPDADGNTDLKVSQADKSIPGSVILTKADAETKNPIAGATFELLDSTGKVIQSGLVTDSSGKLAIDDLPVGDYSLVETAAAPGYELDATPLNFTIALNQTTPLALEKFNTALDTTPETGSVVLTKVDSSDISKVLPGAVYDLVDSTGAILQTGLTTDSNGQITVPDLPTGTYSFVETKAPEGYQSSLQPISFTISKGETTQVEAKDTLIEEDIPVVPGEPEKPGTTTPPTTSPENPSTTEPPVTGPTNPSEPENPGTVEPPTTNPTNPSEPEAPSTTEPPVTNPESPSQPENPGTTEPPVINPESPEEPETPSTTEPSVTSPESPSQPEAPSNAEPVYPEIPGTQGVEEAPSSSTPYPVIPGTSSNMSPSLKPSVPTSGTSTSTIPTSGQSSYEKGTFPQTGNENGLFMMISGLFIALFLLLKYWIKKLSY encoded by the coding sequence ATGAAAATGAAAAAATCATTGATTGTTGCATCCTTAATCGGATTGTTTCTAGCATTTCTAATCTTCTTTGTTCCCCAAATTTCAGTTCAAGCTGCTACAACGACGACAACTCCAACTGAGACCACGACCTCTCCGCCTGGGAGCACTGCAACTACAACAACCGCTCCAACGACTAGCACGACGAGTCAAACGACATCTACTAGTCCAACGATAACGCCTAAAGCTTTGACAATCACTGGCTTAGGTGCTGAAGATGCTACTTTGACTGATATCAACGGTAACCCGGTTACTCCAAGTGATAACTTATATACTTGGTTAAATTACAAAGTAAATTATAACTGGAGTATTCCTGATGGCGTTCAAATCAATACTGGCGACACAACTCAATTTACTTTACCTGAAGGTGTCGTTGCCAATGCTGATTTGTCTTTCCCTATTTACAATAGTAGTAACGTCGAAATTGGTACAGCTACTATCAAAAATGGTGAAACAGTTGGTACCTTAACATTCAACGACGTCCTATCCAATACTAATGCTAATCGTAAAGGTACTTTGACCTTAGTTGCAAAAGGTACTAATACTAGCAATAATACTGAAGGCGAAGATTGGATGTTTAACAAATTAGGTTGGGTCTCTGGGTTTGATGCTAACAACGTTCCAAATGAATTGACTTGGAATATTGCTTTTAACCCTAACGAGCACAACTTAAGTGGCGTTGTTATCACTGATACTTTAGGTCCTAACCAAGAGTACATCCCCGGTTCTTTGAGTGCTATCGGTGGATCTTACGGAACTGGTGGTTTTGTAAGCAATGGTCAACAACTAAATCCAACAGTAACTACTGATGGCAACAAAGTTATCATCTCCTTCCCAGAAAATGTAACTACTGCCGTTGATATTTACTACAGAGTTAAAGTTACCGGAACTAATGCAGATGGTTCAACTACTTGGACTAACAACGCAACCATGGCTTCAAGCGAAGGATCATACAACATTAGTGCCTCCACTTCTTGGGGTGGTTTCGGAACTGGTAATGGTGATGAAAATGTCGGATCTATTTCCTTGCAAAAGACTGATTCAGCCACTGGCAAAGCTTTGAGTGGTGCTGAATATCAATTAGCTAACGGAACTGGCTACGTCATTATTTCAAATGCTGAAACTGATGAAAATGGTCAAATCAATATCAAGAATTTACCTTATGGTTCTTATACCATGACCGAAGTAAAAGCTCCTGATGGTTATTTGATCAATTCCAGTCCAATCGAATTCACTATTCCAGATGCTGACGGCAACACTGATCTCAAAGTCAGTCAAGCCGATAAATCTATTCCTGGTTCAGTCATCTTAACTAAAGCAGATGCTGAAACTAAGAATCCTATTGCTGGCGCTACCTTCGAATTATTAGATAGTACTGGTAAAGTTATCCAAAGTGGACTTGTAACTGACAGTAGCGGTAAATTGGCTATCGACGACTTGCCTGTTGGCGACTACTCCTTAGTTGAAACTGCTGCCGCTCCCGGTTATGAATTGGATGCTACACCATTGAACTTTACAATTGCTTTAAATCAAACTACTCCATTGGCTCTTGAAAAATTCAACACTGCCCTTGATACCACACCAGAAACTGGTAGCGTTGTTTTAACAAAAGTTGATTCCAGCGATATTAGTAAAGTTTTGCCTGGCGCTGTTTATGATTTGGTAGATAGCACTGGAGCAATTCTTCAAACTGGTTTGACTACTGATTCCAATGGTCAAATCACTGTTCCTGATTTACCAACTGGTACTTATTCATTCGTCGAAACTAAAGCTCCTGAAGGCTATCAATCAAGTCTTCAACCAATCAGCTTTACTATTTCTAAAGGTGAAACTACTCAAGTAGAAGCTAAGGATACTTTAATTGAAGAAGATATCCCTGTAGTACCCGGAGAACCTGAAAAACCTGGTACTACAACACCTCCTACAACAAGTCCAGAAAATCCAAGTACCACTGAACCTCCTGTAACTGGTCCAACAAATCCTAGTGAACCCGAAAATCCTGGTACTGTTGAACCTCCTACAACTAATCCAACAAATCCTAGTGAACCTGAAGCTCCAAGTACTACTGAACCTCCTGTAACTAATCCAGAAAGTCCTAGTCAACCTGAAAACCCAGGTACTACTGAACCTCCTGTAATTAATCCAGAAAGTCCTGAAGAACCTGAAACTCCAAGTACTACTGAACCTTCTGTAACTAGTCCAGAAAGTCCTAGTCAACCTGAAGCTCCAAGCAACGCTGAACCTGTTTATCCAGAAATTCCTGGCACACAAGGCGTTGAAGAAGCCCCTAGTTCTTCCACACCATATCCAGTGATTCCTGGTACATCATCCAATATGAGTCCTAGTTTGAAACCATCTGTTCCAACTAGTGGAACAAGCACTTCAACAATTCCTACTTCTGGTCAATCATCATACGAAAAAGGCACATTCCCACAAACTGGTAATGAAAACGGCTTATTCATGATGATTAGCGGATTGTTTATCGCTTTGTTCTTACTTCTCAAATATTGGATCAAGAAGCTTAGTTATTAA